In Nicotiana tabacum cultivar K326 chromosome 21, ASM71507v2, whole genome shotgun sequence, one DNA window encodes the following:
- the LOC142175236 gene encoding uncharacterized protein LOC142175236 — MLLQITCQDKATQTEPDNTIENLLLAMTTLCKKVESMDEEIQIIKKTANSQQHDSKNAEIRRSDVSKIPELEGDVEKHLKTHNSLLNIVAGSSIASSISAKKKEEIKPKYTNINMNNLFSKPFTQKNIQNTQNEIFLPPQTNTYKESLNQTKKTYNHITRTYIDNIYKIQNFLNKNPRSQTTQNQNEDYITHYLTGYNKLIALPNTNAKLVATCYNYGLLDTVYTQTGQEIATIPELHRAFMQYRRITKGTLFYIRFYSATAEILYEEIKPIIQVIKIGLTREMLIPERIEE; from the coding sequence ATGTTGTTGCAGATTACTTGTCAAGACAAAGCTACCCAAACTGAACCAGATAATACAATAGAAAATCTACTCTTAGCCATGACTACACTTTGTAAGAAAGTGGAAAGTATGGATGAAGAGATACAGATAATAAAGAAAACAGCTAAtagtcagcagcatgactcaaaAAATGCGGAGATAAGACGATCGGATGTCTCTAAAATTCCAGAGCTAGAAGGTGACGTTGAGAAACACCTAAAAACTCATAACAGTTTGTTAAATATAGTTGCAGGAAGCAGCATAGCTAGCAGTATATctgcaaagaagaaggaagaaattaaacCCAAATACACAAATATAAATATGAACAATCTATTTTCAAAACCATTCACAcagaaaaatatccaaaatacccaGAACGAAATATTCCTACCACCACAAACAAACACCTACAAAGAAAGTCTGAACCAAACCAAAAAGACATACAACCATATAACCCGTACATACATAGACaacatatacaaaatacaaaacttTCTAAACAAAAACCCAAGATCCCAAACTACCCAGAACCAAAATGAAGATTATATTACCCATTATCTAACAGGATACAATAAACTAATAGCCCTACCAAATACAAATGCAAAACTAGTAGCCACTTGCTACAATTATGGATTATTAGATACTGTATACACACAAACAGGACAGGAGATAGCTACCATACCGGAGTTACACAGAGCATTTATGCAATACAGAAGAATAACTAAAGGAACATTATTCTATATACGATTTTATTCAGCTACAGCAGAGATATTATATGAAGAAATAAAGCCTATCATACAAGTTATCAAGATCGGACTTACAAGAGAAATGCTCATaccagaaagaatagaagaataa